GCAACGGCGTGCGCAGCCTGGGCTGCTGGTTCTGGCCTCGCTCCGGGGACTTCGAGGACTATCTGGAGCAGCGCCCCGACGGCTCGTTCCCCGTGGCCGACAAGCTGATCGAGATGGCCGCGTACTTCGGCTTCGACGGCTACTTCATCAACCACGAGGCCGAGACACCACCCGGCCAGGCGGCGCGCCTTTACGGCCTGCTGCGCTCACTGCGGGAGCGCGCCCCGGAGGGATTCCACCTCCAGTGGTACGACACGATCACACCGGACGGACACCTCGACTACCTCAACCACCTCAACGCGGACAACGCCCCCTGGCTCGACGTCTCCGACAGCTTCTTCGCGAACTACTGGATGACGCCTGAGGGCGTCGAGACGTCCCGTGCGACGGCCCTGAAGGTGGGCCGCGACCCCTACGCGACGGTCTTCCACGGCACGGAGAACGAGCAGTTCGGCTTCGACCCCGAGTACGATCCGCGGCTGCTGTTCCCGCCGGGGGAAGCGGCGCGCACGAGCTGGGCGCTGTTCGGCTCGCACTTCGTGAAGGAGCTGGCCCCTCGCCACGACGAACCGGACGCCCAGGACGCGGTGTTCCGGCGCGAGCGCCGCTACTGGTCCGGGCCGCACGAGGACCCCACCCGTAGCGGCCGCCTCCTCCTCCACGACCGACAGACGCCACGCGACCGGGACGACCACCGGGCGTGGGACGGCGTGGCGCACCACATCACCGAGCGGTCGGTCATCGGCTCGTTCCCGTTCGTCACCCGCTTCAACACCGGTCACGGACGCGCCTTCTTCCTCGACGGACGGCGGGCCTCGGACGACGACTGGCACAACGCGTCCGTCCAGGACGTGCTGCCGACCTGGCAGTTCTGGACGCGGGCAGAGGGTACGGGCGCAGCGGGTACCGGCGCACAAGGTACGGGCGCCGAGGGCACGGGCCCGGAGAGTGCAGGCGCCCCTCTGTCGGTCGCCTTCGACCACGAGCTCGCGTACGACGGCGGGTCCTCGCTGCTCATCTCCGGTCCGCTCGGGCCGGACGGCGCGACGACGGTGCGCCTCTACAAGACGGCGCTGGCTGTCACCGGGCCCGAGCGCCTCGCCGTGACCGCCCACGGCACGGACGGCGCGGATCTGGAGGTGGGGCTGCTGTTCCAGGACGCGCCCGACGCCTTCACCTGGCTCGCGGCCGGGTCGGCGGCGGGCTGGCACACGACGACGCACGGCCTCGGCCCCTTCCGGGGACGGACGATCGCGGCCGTCGGCCTGCGCGTGTCGTCCCGTCGGCCGACCCGCTGCGCGATACGGATCGGCGAACTCGCCCTGCTCGGAGCCGAGTTCCTAGCACCCGCCCCGCCCGAGGACTTCACGGTCGACGACGTGCTCACGGACGGAGACACGGCCCATGTCTTCCTGTCCTGGCACCTCGCCGGACACGGGGTCCACCACTACGACCTGCTGCGCGACGACGACGGGAGCTGGCTCGGCCGGATCTACGACGACGTGTACTGCGTGAGCCTTCCCTCGCCCGCCACGTCGGAGACCGTCACACGGCTGCGGCTCGTGGCGGTCGCGCCGGACGGGTCCCGGAGCACGCCCGCGACAGCGGAGGCCCGCTGGTCCTGTTGAGCACGTGTTGAGCTGTTGACTGATGCGACAGTTAGTAGCTCAATATGCCGACTGATCTGGATTAATGTATGGCCGCGTGTTGAGATCTGCTCAACACGCGGCTAAGGTCGTCGACCGTGGAGCACGGAGACGAGAACCGAGACGCGGTCGCCGCCCGGGTGCG
The DNA window shown above is from Streptomyces sp. NBC_01445 and carries:
- a CDS encoding endo-beta-N-acetylglucosaminidase, with translation MADDHAPARPYMHGYDAAALKSWSPGTDRWARHFRSRVPLAPRIPPFPATQAHPDLATGPQLMNLTYDYDDAFFTARKYGDAFARRLLRFWQYSDFYGSWHGLPVDGSPTEDPAHGLVNLPNPAYTDAAHRNGVRSLGCWFWPRSGDFEDYLEQRPDGSFPVADKLIEMAAYFGFDGYFINHEAETPPGQAARLYGLLRSLRERAPEGFHLQWYDTITPDGHLDYLNHLNADNAPWLDVSDSFFANYWMTPEGVETSRATALKVGRDPYATVFHGTENEQFGFDPEYDPRLLFPPGEAARTSWALFGSHFVKELAPRHDEPDAQDAVFRRERRYWSGPHEDPTRSGRLLLHDRQTPRDRDDHRAWDGVAHHITERSVIGSFPFVTRFNTGHGRAFFLDGRRASDDDWHNASVQDVLPTWQFWTRAEGTGAAGTGAQGTGAEGTGPESAGAPLSVAFDHELAYDGGSSLLISGPLGPDGATTVRLYKTALAVTGPERLAVTAHGTDGADLEVGLLFQDAPDAFTWLAAGSAAGWHTTTHGLGPFRGRTIAAVGLRVSSRRPTRCAIRIGELALLGAEFLAPAPPEDFTVDDVLTDGDTAHVFLSWHLAGHGVHHYDLLRDDDGSWLGRIYDDVYCVSLPSPATSETVTRLRLVAVAPDGSRSTPATAEARWSC